The Oncorhynchus nerka isolate Pitt River linkage group LG12, Oner_Uvic_2.0, whole genome shotgun sequence genome contains the following window.
gccttgcaggttatgtcgatataggaccagttttactgtggatatatatacttctgtacccgtttcctcgagcatcttcacaaggtcctttgctgctgttctgggattgatttgcactttgacaccaaagtatgttcatctctaggagacagaacgcgtctccttcctgagcggtatgatggctgcgtggtcacatggtgtttatacttgcttactattgtttgtataggtgaatgtggtaccttcaggcgtttggaaattgctcccaagcatgaaccagacttgtggaggtctacaattgtttttctgaggtcttggctgatttctttagattttcccatgatgtcaagcaaagaggcactgagtttgaaggtaggccttgaaatacttccacagatacaccttcaattgactcaaattatgtcaattagcctatcaaaagccatgacataattttctggaatttttcaagctgtttaaaggcacagtcaacttagtgtatgtacacttctgacccactggaactgtgatacagtgaaataatctgtgtgtaaacaattgttggaaaaatgacttgtgtcatgcacacagatgtcctaaccgacttgccaaaactatagtttgttaacaagaaatttggagtggttgaaaaacgacttataatgactccaacctaaatgtatgtaaacttctgactttgtgtgtgtgtgtatggcatttacaacaatactgaaagaacacttattttaacttaatataatacatcaataaaatctatttagtctcaaataatgaaacatgttcaatttggtttaaataatgcaaaaacacagtgttggagaagaaagaaaaagtgcaatatgtgccatgtaaaaaagctaacgtttaagttccttgctcagaacatgataaCATATGAAGCTGGTGGATtaatattcccagttcttcaattCTCAgagttaagaagttttaagttgtagttattatagaaatTATGAGGCGTCAACGATTTCTCTCTATACTAGTTGCATATTATATACCTTTGcatgttctaataggcactttactattgccagcctaatctcaggagttgataggcttgaagtcataaacagcgctgtgcttcaagcattgctaagagctgctggaaaATGCAGTAAAGtggtgtttgaatgaatgcttacaagtgtgctgctgcctaccaccgctcagactgttttatcaaatatcaaatcatatactTCATTATAATCtaataatcacacagaaatatgagcctttggtcataTGGTCAAACCAATAAactcatttcgaaaacaaaacttttattatttcagtgaaatacggaaccgttctgtattttatcgaacgggtggcaaccctaagtctaaatattgctgttacattgcacaaccgtcaatgttatgtcataattacgtaaaattctggcaaattagtttgcaacgagccaggcagcccaaactgttgcatataccctggcactgcttgcactgaacgcaagagaagtgacacaatttccctagttaatattgcctgctaacattaatttatttgaactaaatttgcaggttttaaaaaatatatacttctctgTATTGATTttgagaaaggcattgatgtttatggttgtgCTTTTTTCGGCAATGCGCTTTTTGTTAAATCCGTTTGGCGACGTTGAAGTatgctgtgattcgatgataaattaacaggcccCGCATTTATTTtctgcaacgcaggacaagctagttaacctagtaatatatTAACGACCATATgtcgttaactagtgattatgttaagatagttttttttttttttatgagataagtttaatgttagctagtaacttaccgtggctccttgcagccacaagtTCCTTTTGAcactgcactcgcgtaacaggtggtcagcctacCACGCAGTTTCcttgtggattgcaatgtaatcggacACCAATaattggtgtccaaaaatgccgattaccgattgttttgaaaacttgaaatcggccctaattaatcggccatgccgatTTTAATAGGTCAACCTCTAGTCTGAATATTGTTTGTTAGAGAGGGATGGTAGTtaatagacatactgtatatccTCCCCTCCTTAGATGCTGCTCCAGAAGGTGGCTCAGCTTGAGGAGGCCTGGTCCCAAAAGGAGAAGTTCATTCACTCCAACCGCATGATTCTCAAGTTTAGAGAGGAACACATCTCTCGCCTGGAGAAGAGCCTAAAGGGTGGCCAGGGATTACTGTCTGACCCACAGAGCCAAGCCCTCGTCAACCAGCTCAAGGACGAGATCAAGATCCTTCAAGACCAGGTACAATATGTTACCCCGTTAAAGTACTGTTGACCCCAATCCCCAATTCAACTCgcactttcacaaaacacttcagaaAATGAACAACCACATGTACAACTCCTTAATTTGATTGAATTTGGCATTTGTGGCTACTTCTCATTCCCTCTGTCCTACAGATTGCGCATCACCCAAAGATGACCCGGTATGCAGCAGAGAACTACAGCCTCCGGGAGGAGAACCGGCAGCTCCGCTCTCTTGAGTCTGTGAGGAGAGCTAAAGAGGCTGCAGGCCAAGCTGCTGCAGAGCTAGAGGAGGAATTCCAGAGGGCTCTGGAGACTGAGTGGTCTGCTGGAGGTAAGCACAGGAGATGCACAAGTAATGAAGGGACTGCACATCATTGTGAAAGTACCGCATTGTAGCGCTGTAAATGTTGAAGTATGCTTGTAGTAATGTTTGTATTATGCTTATTATTCTTGTTGTGATTATATTAGTGATGTAATTCATCAAAGCATGCAAGGGTATTCAGTCAAGTGAATTTAACATTTCTCCACAGCTCAGCCGTCTTACTCCACTCCGGTAACTGCAGAAAACATTTCTGCCATATCCATGGAGAGGCTTAAGGCCCAGTTTCTCCAGAAACAGACGGAACTCACAGCCACCATCCAAGCCTTCGAAGAGTATAAGGAACTCACCAAGTAAGGAGGCTCTCTAGAGACATGCATGCTGTCATGATATTCAGTATGAACCCTTGACTTCATGGACAAAAACAAATTGTTGCATTTAATTGTAATTAGCTCTTGGAACTTGAAGTTTATTGGCACCATGTTTTTTGTTATAGGCCCATATTCTGCTTCAGAGGTTTAAGGATTGTTCCTTATGTTCCAGGAAACAGATGTCAGAGTTGGAATCAGAGACGAGGTACCTGGATAAGTCCAACAAGCACCTGGAGAACATTCTGGAGGCCACAAAGGCTCACAAGAAACTGGAAGTTTCTCAGCTGAACAAGATCCACTTTGAAACTATCAAGGTGAGGGTATTTGCTTTATTTAGCAGCTCGCCGATGGCTCAATGCCCCTCGAGGGCTGTGCCTGAGCTAATATAGAGGGTCACGGGTTGGGGTACCTCTAGATCCAGGACTTTGCTCAACCTTGGTTTAATTCTATGAAGATAGCCTATTAATGACTAATACTTTATTTCTCATGCTAATTTTATGTGACTGTTTTGTTCTCCAGATTCTCACCACCCCCACCAAGGCCTACAACCTGCGGACCCGCTTGGTGCCACTCTCCAGCCCCGACCACCTGAACGTGAACGGGAGAGAAGATGAAGACGTGGATGACATCCAGAGTGAGCAGCCTCCACCAGCTATGACTGAGATGGCCTGTGAGGCGCTGACTGAGGAGCTGCAACAGGTCCAGGTACAGCACCCGGGCCTCATCACTTATAAAACAGATAACGTAACGTTATACTTCTCATTCTCTTGGTGGAATCTACAAATCTATTTCCCTTTTGCTTGGCAGGAGCAAGCCAGTCAGGTGCAGACTCTGCTGGACCAGGAGGAGCTGAAGAGCAGGAAGCTGCTGCAGCAGATTGTCAAGCTGGAGGAGCAGGTGACTGGGATGATAGAGGAGTTCAGCTGCAAGGATGAGGTAGGGAACTTCTGTCATGGTCTGGATATGTTATGTTAgtattcttatcttttattatttcttattgttgcattgtcgagaaggaacctgcaaatAAGAATTTCGTTGGATGgtatataccatgtgtatcctgatTTAATTCAACTTGAAACTTGCATAACTATGTACAGATAAAGCTGAATACATTGCCTGAGGTGTTTCATTCCATGTGATATTCAAGCCCTGTCTTGAAGATAATAAAGTCATCTCTTGAGCTGTATTGGTTTACAGGTAATGACTATGACGCTATGGTAATGAATTCTTTATTTGCATGTCCAGCTGCTCTCCACTGAGCGACGTGGCTGGAACAGAGAACAGCTGAGCCTGCAGGAGACTATTAGCAACCTGGAGCAGAACCTACAGACCGAGAGAAGGACATGGGAGGGTAATAACCAATCACACACTTTACCAAGTTTATACTGAGTTACCCAGGGTTCTCTGGCGATAGTAGTCGAAGACTGTATGCATCCACTATGGCCAGAACTGTAATACTCAATTGTGTTACTAGTTTTAGACTAAAGAAACCCCTACTTCACCACCCAGGCACCCACTGTTAAAACCATAATGTTCCAATAATTGAGTCGGAGGACAGGAGGGTTTGTCTTTTTCCTGGGTATTATATGGTTATCAAAACGATCCATTCTCTTTTGTAGTTCTGAAGAGCGAGGTTCATGACCTGCGCCTGGTGCTGCAGTCCTCTGATAGGGAGCTGGCTGCTGTGAAGAAGGAGCTGTGTGAGGGCCAGAGTGAACAGCAGAAGGAGACGTCACACCTCTCTAGCAGCCTGATCAGCACTCAGCTACAGCTCCAAGAAGTCCAGTATGTATGCATGGCTACAGCTGTCTTGTTGTTTCGTGTGTGTCGGATGAGATTTCCTCCGTTTGATGGAAACCCTGCGAACTCAATGTCACCATAGTAGTTAGCagactctccatctcctccccctcacatgttttccctctctcccccaggcgGGAGTGGGAGCAGCTCCTAGAGCAGCAGCGGTCCCTGCAGGATGCCTTTGACCAGCTCCAGGCAGAGGCCAAGTTTGATGCAGACCAGTCCAGGCAGCAGCTAGAGGAGAAACGGCAGGAGGTCACAGCTCAGCAGGCCCAAATCACGGTCAGTCAGCCTCTCTTTAAATCAACCAAGCACTGCTTATCTGTTAAGGACATTCAGAACATGTCTCTCATTTGCATTAAATTACAGTTAAACGTTTGAGGGTTTTGTGTGATTCCTTTTTCTTGATGAATATGTTGCTTGCATTGTAGGAATTGACAAACGCTCTGCAGTCTGAAAGAGAACACACCAGTAATCTGACCTCCCAGTTGAAAGAGGATAAAGAGAGCACTTTAGAGTGAGTTGTATAAAGGATTGTGTTCGATTTGTGGATGATGAGACCTCCTTGAAGTGCATTTGAAATGTTATGTTGACATATTTCATTTGTTTCTCCCCAGAGAGCTTGTTCAGACAATGGAGCAGAATGCAGTGCTAAGGAAGCAAGTGTCTGACCTGACTACACAAAGCCAACAACAGGTCAGTTTTTCATCGTTAGTGTTTCGTGTTTACATGGTTGGGTATTATAGTGCCCTAGAGTTAAGTAgaagttttattttttttattttttagaaattGCTATCAACAGTATGTTTTAGTTTAGTTGAACACTCTTTGCCATATTGAATCTTAATCTCCAATCAACTGTAATTGACCCTCTCCGTTTGTATTTTACTTTGAAAGGCTTCTAATATGGAAAGCCTTGAACAAAATCTGACAGCTGCCAATGGGACCATAACCAGTCTTGAGCAAAAGATTGCACAAGACAAAGTAAGTCTGCTCACTTAAATGACCTgccattaattattattattttggatTATAGCATGGATATGATGTCTCTTGTGTTTAACAGGAGTTTGTGCTGGAGCTGATAAACCAGACCAGGGACCTCCGCAGTGAGCTGGGCGAAAAGGATCAGTGCCTCGCCATGCTGTCTGGAGATGTCAAAGACCTCACGGTACTGACTCAAGTAATTTGTTTATCTTTTAATGAATTATCATGTTTAACTTGTATTCTTCTCAATTCTTACTGTATTTTATCAATGTGTTTTAGTTTTGGCCTGTTTTGTTCTGACAGGCTAAGTACAATGCTGCTTgctctgagagagaggagatcaaGGAACACAACAACAGGATGCAAGCAGAGCTCCTGAACCTGAGAGAAGCAGCAGAAAGGATGGTAGCTTCTAATCTGATAGAGGTAAGACTTGGAGTTCATTTTAAATTAACAATATGGCCTCTTGAGCTTTGATACGATAACATGTGCCTGAAATCCATCATTATGAcaatgtctggatggatgtttgTCCTCAGGTAGAGGTGCTTCAGGAGGAGGTGGTCTATGCCACTGAGGAGGTGGAGCGACTCACCAAGGTGTTAGATGAGCAGGCAGGTCTTCTCCAAGCTTCACAGGATCAGACTGCTCAGAAGGAGGCTATCATCCAAACTCTCCAGGAGAAGGTAACAGACCTGTTTCTATACATATACAAAGAGCCACTGAAAATGAATCAAGGGCTACAGTAGCATGGAAAATGGTAGAATTGAGACCAGACCTTTAGACATGACCTTTACTCATGGGATTTCCCTGCCTGCTTTTCACCAGTTAAAACAACAGCAAGAAGCGGTTGAGAGGACTGTCCGAGGCGAGAGTGCCAATCGTATTCCACAGTCATCAGTCACCCCTAAAGTGCTGCCACAGGTAACGGATACTTGTGTCTGATGGTTTTCCCTCCTGTATGCATTACCAGGAAGGAACTCTGTCTGATCAAGAGGGTTAGCTAATCTTATTGATTTCTCAGACACCTCACACCCCCCGGAGCTTCAACACTGATCTGAGCCAGGTGCTGGAGTGCCAGGAGAGGGAGCTGGAGAACCGACGCTCCTCCATGTTGACTATGGAAGTGCTCCTCACTGAGCTCAACTCGGAAAGGGCCGCCAAGAACGAGGAGATCCAGAGGCTCAAGGTGGGTTTTTTTGTTTACGGGATGTCATGATGAATGCTAAACATCCAATATTGAGACACTTATTTAACACATTGATATAACACATATGGCATCTAACAAGTCTGTGTTGATTTCCCACAGGGTCAGCTGAATGAGAAGGAAATGATGCGACTGGAGATCCAAGTTCTTCTTGACCAGTTCTACACCAAGCAGAACCAACTGGCTCAGAATGAAAACACAAATTGGTTAGTCCATTCAAAATCTCTTATTTTCACCAATTCATTTTTGCAACCCAAGTGTTATCAGACAGTTGATTTGTCAAGTGTCTGATGGATATATATATTAATTGACAGTGAAGTTTTAAATGAGGCCATTCATCAGAATGTCTTGAGGGAGCTGCAGGAGGAGAGGCGTGAAAAGGTGTGTATCAATCACTCAACTCTCCTGTTCACCTGAATTTGAGTTTTTGTAAACAGAAAATGCCATTGTTTGCAGAAGGTGGTTTTTACATATTGCCTCATTCCTTTCATTTTCAGAGCACAGTAATACAGAGGCTCACTGAAGCTCGGGAAAGGTATGCAAATAGAATGTGTGAGAGAACAAAGTATGTTATGTGTAATCTACATGTGTATGCAAATACACTTTCTCTAATATGCATTTGTTAAAGTTTGACatctgtttttgtttgtttctggTTTTGATTAGACTGCAGAGTCAGGAATCCCTACTGGCCCAGTCTCACATCTGTGTCCAGGAGCTGACTAACGAGCTGAGGAATCGCTGcctggagctcagagagctgagCACTAAGGAGCACGACAAGGAGAGACTGCTTCAGGTGAGAACGGCATCAGGGTCTGAAGGGGTTCTGGTTATTGTAATTTTGAATCGACAcaattatttatttgatttgagcAGGCAGGTCaattaagatcaaattcttatttaaataaatacatgtaatttatATGGAATGCAGAAAATAGCAACTTTCACTAGTTGACAGGCTGGATCATTTTATGGGAGACATCGATCTCCATGCTCCTCCAGACAGCAATGATATCAGGAGCTGTCCTAGTCCATGATTAGTTTTAGGAGGGTCCTTCTGTACTGAATCTAGTTAATATATGGACATTGTTTTAGTGTGAAGGTGGGAAATGTCTGTATCTGCCCGACTGTCCCCTACAGGAAGTGGAGGTTCTTCGGAAGCAGGTTGACCACTTGTCTGAGGAGAACGGCAAGCTTGTGGGCCATAAGAACCATAAGCAGAGGATTGAGTACCTGGTTAAGCTAAAAAAGGAGAATACCAAACTTCAAGAGGTAATAATCATATTTAACATTTCATCACATGCCTGCATGGTGTACCATCAAGAAACTTGGCCTCGGCAGTGAAATACTGAGGGGCCATTTCACTGTATTAATGGACTATAATTAacccaatttttattttattttttattcaagGAAAATGAAAAACTCAGATCGGAAATGAGTGTGCGAGAAAATGCATGAAGCATGGAGAGATTCTCATTGGCCACTCAACATTTCTTGTTGACTGCGAACATGTCCCCCAAACAACCTTTTCCCATTTCGAGTTGACTGATAACCATGCTATTGTATCATCACACAGGATAAACAGGTCAATAAACAGGACATTACCTGTTTCAAAAACTGATTCTCTCAAATGTATTTTAATATAACAATACATTGTTTATTTTTACTGCCATATGTATAATTGCGGTAGGTATGCATCTCATTGGATCTTAGTATCCCATGATATTTCCACTATACCTCTGCAGGTTAAAACATGGGCTACTTGTTCTCACCTCCAGCCAGTGTAGCTCCCTAGGCCACGTTTAAATGGAGGCCATGCCACAGCGTCATCTGCATTTATATCTTGCACTCGTTTATACGATATCATCCTTTGTATTGTAATTCTTTTGATATACATTTTGGtctatatcgcccagccctagtgtTTACCACAGTGGCTACCAGAGATGCCACAATAGGGTAGTCTCATTGTTTAACAACTGAACTGCTGGAGTAAATATATTTCAAAACTGTAAATGGATGTTCTCTGTCGTAGAATAATAAGTAATACGGGTGAATTTGTGATTTAGTTTTTGTTACCATTATCTTGTCTGTTGGAACAATGTGTCTTGTTTGACTTTTTCTATTAGTCTCATCTATGGCTTTAGAATAAGTGACAGGATCATGTCTTTGGACAGGGTGCAAATAATTTCCTGTTACTTTATGCTAAACTGTGTACTGCTTCTTTCTACCATTTCTACTCTTTGTAATATGTGTTAATGAGATTAATAAAGACATCAAAGTGTATATTTACGTTTCTTGTGGTTTGCATTAGGAacacattacagtatatcagaggtgTCAAACATACAGGCTGTGGGGGTGAGGGACAAACTCTATATACTTTTGAAATGACTTGAACTAAATCGAGACTGAAGGAATTATAATCCTCAATATCCGAAATGAAAGCTAGATAGTCAGGGAGAATCTAATTCAACCTGGACTGAGGGTAGATGTACCAAGGTTAGGTAGGTTAATTTTGAAATGTAATCCATTATGTCAAATTGGGTAAAAGTTAAATCACTGATTAAactaacgtaatctgattacattctgtTACTTTTAGATTAGTTTCCCTTTTTTATGATGCATTAGAAGACAAATGTATGTTacctattgcaggataaatcaatgttagattacatagctggccatatggatgttacattttactttatgggttggttatattggcttcttctaacccatcacttTCTACTACACAATACAATTAAATGATATCTTTACATTAATAACGAAAGTCTTTCAGAATTCCACTCATTCCAATAAATATTAAACCcattgatcttcaagaataggacttggaaatatggatgTATAGATTAgtcattgttttacctgagaatgactccaaaactaaggacttattagccagccctactgtTTATGATtatgttgtcatggaggactgattgggctcattgattcgagttgaaactcatggaatggcatgctttgagcactaatGAAAAGCGCTATTTACAttgaaaaatgaatgccatatgctaCATTTGccataggcctattgtttacctttttgtgGGTGACAatgatatcttgataatatgcagctgtttaaagggcaaatccacagatgaaacaaaaCGACCACcccacctctgttttggtaaaaagctgagggacaggcctggagaaatataaccactctcagattaatagacagctatgggtgcaaggactgaccatccatgatataaacttttttgttttaaccatgttatgaggctatacagtgttgaaATGTAAACAATGTTTACAAACTTTGAGGTAAAACTagcttatatttggggttctcatggagtgggacagttgaactaagatcaTGAGGcaaattatattcttcaagaatcaatgtacagttgaagttggaaatgTACATGCActttagctaaatacatttaaactccgtttttcacaattcctgacatttaatccgagtaaagattccctgtcttaggtcagttaggatcaccactttattttaagaatgtgaaatgtcagaataatagtagaaataattatttatttcagcttttatttctttcatcacattcccagtgggtcagaagtttacattgcctttaaattgtttaacttgggtaaaagttttgggtagccttccaaaagcttcccacaataagttgggtgaattttggcccattcctccttacagagctggtgtaactcagtcaggtttgtaggcctccttgctcgcacacgctttttcagttctgcccacaaatgttctataggattgaggtcagggctttgtgatggccactccaataccttgactttgttgtccttattaagccattttgccacaacttgtgaagtacgcttggggtcattgtccatttggaagacccatttgcgaccaagctttaacttcctgactgatgtcttgagatgttgcttcaatatatccacatactttgcctgcttcatgatgccatctattttgtgaagtgcacaagtccctcctgcagccaagcacccccacaacatgatgctgccaccccagtgcttcacggttgggatggtgttcttcagcttgcaagcctccccctattGCCTCCAAAcagaacgatggtcattatggtcaaacagttctatgtttgtttcatcagatcagaggacatttctccaaaaaggacaatctttgtccccatgtgcagttacaaaccgtagtctagctctttcatggcggttttggagcagtggcttcttccttgccgagcggcctttcaggttatgtcgatatagtactcgttttactgtggatagagatacttttgtaccagttccctccagcgtcttcacaaggtcctttgctgttgttctggaattgatttgcacttttcacaacaaagtacgttcatctctaggagacagaacgcgtctcctcgcTGTTGGGACATCGGTCCAAGGGGCTGAGTACAGTCGGCTGTGTACCTcagtgggagatttgggtagggtagtgacacttactacccggagctatagcctttttccccctGTTAGGCTTAacgacgtgtttcatttttggAATAAGTTGGGCATggttattttgtttgttatttttgtgtggtgtctggactgagcagttgtctcaggggcacatccgtggcttggggGAATCTGCCAGCATGCTGGGTGGtttatttccttgccagcgggctacagtgcatAATtccccaccgcaaatctgcacgaagactagggttgagttactgtatgttttggggaagctccatatatatctcatctctcttctgtggtgcccAGTGtgattgtcacttctcttgtggtCCGGTCTGGTGTgttcagcagagaggaagagcgagatcAAAAGAAAAATGTATTTACTTCTGGCTATGGCGTCTAATATAGACGAGTTCCTTCGCTTTCCATCAGGGGAACTGTTAGAATTATGTACTAAAGAACATCTGTTGAAGATCgctgaacactacaaggttgaaatTAGGTTGAAATTATTAGGTtaatattgaaggccaatctgatggagagtgatATTCTTGAAGTTACCACTGGGGCAGCCTCTGTTGAGGACTCGCCGTCTCCCCGTAACATTACAATGGCCGCTCCATCTGTTAgtcttctttttgaacagcagaaagaactgcttctTTACAGCTAGAACATGATTGTGAGAAGCTAGAGGATGACCGTGCAAAATATGAAAAAGAATTGCCATTTGAACAGGAtttggagcgtgctaaaatcaagcTGCAAAAGAGCGGCTAGAgctggttagggaaggaaagctCTCAGGGAAGAGTTTGCtctgggaaggtgacccagatttagcCACATTTGATATGGTTGGGAACTTACAGTTGTTGCCTAAATTTAATGAGAAGGACCTtgagacattcttttcgttgtttgagcgtgTTGCTGACGccaggagttggcctgattctgaccgcactttaatgttgcagtgtgttgactggtaaagcgcaggaaggaTATTCAGCTCCTGGTGTAGCCGACAGTGTCAGTTATGATAAGGTTCAAAtggctgtgttacagatttatgaattggtccctgatgcttaccgccaacgatttagaactttaaaaagggataATAAACatactcatgttgagtt
Protein-coding sequences here:
- the kif15 gene encoding kinesin-like protein KIF15, producing MNTKGKESVDCSMQHQQITHSGDSDSIKVFVRVRPLTQGTGLTTDGDQGLCLTVTSPNTIRLHSKPEPRTFTYDHVADMDITQDSVFSSVAKNIVESCINGYNGTIFAYGQTGSGKTFTMLGPSDFDNFTDDQRGVIPRSFEYLFFLINREVERSENAKSFLCKCSFIEIYNEQIYDLLDSASASLFLRENIKKGVFVEGAVEKFVTSAAEAYQVLSMGWRNRRVASTSMNRESSRSHAVFTMTLESKETAKEVVNIRTSQLNLVDLAGSERQRDTHTEGSRLKEASSINRSLMCLGQVIMALVDVSNGKSRHICYRDSKLTFLLRDSLGGNAKTYIIANVHPGSKCFGETLSTLQFAQRAKLIKNKAMINEDTQGNVRQLQTEVKKLKEQLAQALFAQTHSGGDMAPGGPQIPIDLSEGSLDASYKTQFLEAVRLWKKCENDKQMLLQKVAQLEEAWSQKEKFIHSNRMILKFREEHISRLEKSLKGGQGLLSDPQSQALVNQLKDEIKILQDQIAHHPKMTRYAAENYSLREENRQLRSLESVRRAKEAAGQAAAELEEEFQRALETEWSAGAQPSYSTPVTAENISAISMERLKAQFLQKQTELTATIQAFEEYKELTKKQMSELESETRYLDKSNKHLENILEATKAHKKLEVSQLNKIHFETIKILTTPTKAYNLRTRLVPLSSPDHLNVNGREDEDVDDIQSEQPPPAMTEMACEALTEELQQVQEQASQVQTLLDQEELKSRKLLQQIVKLEEQVTGMIEEFSCKDELLSTERRGWNREQLSLQETISNLEQNLQTERRTWEVLKSEVHDLRLVLQSSDRELAAVKKELCEGQSEQQKETSHLSSSLISTQLQLQEVQREWEQLLEQQRSLQDAFDQLQAEAKFDADQSRQQLEEKRQEVTAQQAQITELTNALQSEREHTSNLTSQLKEDKESTLEELVQTMEQNAVLRKQVSDLTTQSQQQASNMESLEQNLTAANGTITSLEQKIAQDKEFVLELINQTRDLRSELGEKDQCLAMLSGDVKDLTAKYNAACSEREEIKEHNNRMQAELLNLREAAERMVASNLIEVEVLQEEVVYATEEVERLTKVLDEQAGLLQASQDQTAQKEAIIQTLQEKLKQQQEAVERTVRGESANRIPQSSVTPKVLPQTPHTPRSFNTDLSQVLECQERELENRRSSMLTMEVLLTELNSERAAKNEEIQRLKGQLNEKEMMRLEIQVLLDQFYTKQNQLAQNENTNCEVLNEAIHQNVLRELQEERREKSTVIQRLTEARERLQSQESLLAQSHICVQELTNELRNRCLELRELSTKEHDKERLLQEVEVLRKQVDHLSEENGKLVGHKNHKQRIEYLVKLKKENTKLQEENEKLRSEMSVRENA